The following coding sequences are from one Virgibacillus necropolis window:
- the yhfZ gene encoding GntR family transcriptional regulator YhfZ has translation MSRIWDSLFSKNGLAAKEIAMKLVQVEEGGRIPRVDDLVEELGLGRGTVQGALRVLENLHAVRLESKGHLGTFLMNKDLHLLKEIAGVGSLMGAMPLPYSPQYEGLATGLIETSEQMINRLDLAYMRGSKYRLEALKSRRYDFIIMSHLAAEEELKNDDNLLIAQNFGPKTYVSSHQIFFANSQDSYIKEGMRIGIDHTSIDQSKITLHECEGIDVELVPVNYMQLFDNLMNGTLDAAVWNSDENRAKRAFKIGAFKSEKARSVSEKASTAVIVIEKDRKDELDQILQLDKQKIVFIQQLVVDKKKLPHY, from the coding sequence ATGAGTAGAATTTGGGATAGTTTATTTTCAAAGAATGGCTTAGCAGCAAAAGAAATTGCAATGAAGTTAGTGCAAGTAGAGGAAGGAGGAAGAATCCCGAGAGTAGATGATCTTGTGGAAGAACTGGGCTTGGGTCGGGGAACGGTGCAGGGGGCATTAAGGGTATTAGAAAATCTTCATGCAGTCCGCCTGGAATCCAAAGGACATTTAGGTACCTTTTTAATGAACAAGGATCTGCATTTACTAAAAGAAATAGCCGGGGTGGGTTCATTGATGGGAGCTATGCCTTTACCATACTCACCACAGTACGAGGGATTAGCAACTGGTTTGATTGAAACATCGGAACAAATGATAAACCGCCTTGACTTAGCGTATATGAGAGGATCCAAGTACAGGTTAGAAGCATTAAAATCACGGCGATACGATTTCATTATTATGTCCCATTTAGCAGCCGAAGAAGAACTGAAAAATGATGATAATCTACTAATTGCACAAAACTTTGGACCAAAAACATATGTATCCTCCCATCAAATATTTTTTGCGAATTCACAGGATAGTTATATAAAAGAAGGGATGCGTATTGGGATTGATCATACGTCAATCGACCAATCAAAGATAACGCTACACGAATGTGAAGGTATCGATGTTGAATTAGTACCAGTAAACTATATGCAGCTTTTCGATAATTTAATGAATGGAACGCTTGATGCCGCAGTGTGGAACTCGGATGAGAACAGAGCTAAGCGCGCTTTTAAAATAGGTGCTTTTAAATCTGAAAAAGCACGTAGCGTTTCTGAAAAGGCTTCTACAGCTGTGATTGTAATTGAAAAGGATCGAAAAGATGAATTAGATCAGATTTTACAGCTTGATAAACAAAAAATTGTTTTCATTCAACAACTAGTGGTGGATAAGAAAAAGCTACCACATTATTAG
- a CDS encoding HAD hydrolase family protein, whose translation MGHSQASKGNALKFLASHFGIPVEDTVAIGDNLNDISMFEIAGRCIAMENAEEIVKKQATYITKHHNDDGVAYALREYVLDA comes from the coding sequence ATTGGCCACTCTCAGGCAAGTAAAGGGAATGCGTTAAAATTCCTTGCAAGTCATTTTGGAATACCAGTAGAAGATACAGTTGCAATCGGCGATAATCTAAATGACATTTCCATGTTCGAAATTGCTGGGAGGTGTATTGCGATGGAAAATGCTGAAGAGATTGTAAAAAAACAAGCTACATATATTACAAAGCATCATAATGACGATGGAGTGGCGTACGCTTTGAGGGAATATGTATTAGATGCTTGA
- a CDS encoding serine hydrolase — translation MKKSILILLLVVLTFGVTFQSIGSVSAKSSKLSHGSPQSVGMDKEKLSEIDKIVKEAINNGITSGAVVLVAKDNKIVKESAYGYAQKYDMGQLLNHPRKMKPKTIFDLASITKVMGTTQGIMKLVSEGKIAVDDKVSNYIPEFAQNGKGAVTIADLLTHTSGLTPWQPTYLHANNSREVLQYINKLPLEYETGTDRRYSDFSFMTLGFVIEKVTGKRLDVYLETAIYKPLKMKDTMFTPPEKLNKKIAATSWGNPFEYKMIDDPNFGYYVEEDADDFKRWRDYTLIGEVSDGNSYYANNGVAGHAGLFSTARDLAVLGQTMLNGGSYGKVKLYDEEVINSFTQPQRYGQGFGWELIKEWYMGELHSGEAYGHTGFTGTQVIFDPAHNLQIIVLTNKQNNGQLESGSYPSTGSLSADIATTVYESMDE, via the coding sequence ATGAAAAAAAGCATTTTAATTCTGTTACTAGTTGTCTTAACTTTTGGAGTGACCTTTCAATCGATAGGTTCTGTTTCAGCCAAATCTTCTAAACTTAGTCACGGAAGTCCACAATCAGTTGGAATGGATAAAGAAAAATTAAGTGAAATAGATAAGATTGTAAAAGAAGCGATTAACAACGGGATAACGTCTGGTGCGGTGGTATTAGTTGCAAAAGACAACAAAATAGTGAAAGAAAGTGCGTATGGCTATGCTCAAAAGTACGATATGGGTCAATTACTTAATCATCCTAGAAAAATGAAGCCAAAGACTATCTTTGATTTAGCTTCTATAACAAAAGTAATGGGTACAACACAGGGGATAATGAAACTGGTTAGTGAAGGAAAAATAGCTGTTGATGATAAAGTGTCTAATTATATTCCAGAGTTTGCTCAAAATGGCAAAGGAGCAGTAACAATTGCCGATTTGTTAACACACACATCTGGATTAACACCTTGGCAACCTACTTATTTACACGCTAATAACTCAAGAGAGGTTCTTCAATATATCAATAAACTACCATTAGAATATGAGACTGGCACAGATCGTCGATATAGCGATTTTAGTTTTATGACACTTGGGTTCGTTATTGAAAAAGTAACTGGTAAGCGTTTAGATGTCTATTTAGAAACAGCTATCTATAAACCTTTGAAAATGAAGGATACAATGTTTACCCCACCTGAAAAATTAAATAAGAAAATCGCAGCCACTTCCTGGGGTAATCCTTTTGAATACAAGATGATAGACGATCCAAACTTCGGATATTATGTGGAAGAAGATGCTGATGATTTCAAAAGATGGAGAGACTATACGCTCATCGGGGAAGTTAGTGATGGAAATAGTTATTATGCAAATAACGGTGTAGCAGGACATGCAGGACTGTTTTCAACCGCTCGCGATCTAGCAGTCCTAGGACAAACGATGTTAAATGGTGGAAGCTATGGAAAAGTAAAATTATATGACGAAGAGGTAATCAATTCATTTACACAGCCACAACGATATGGCCAAGGATTTGGATGGGAACTGATTAAAGAATGGTATATGGGTGAACTACATTCTGGGGAAGCATATGGACATACTGGTTTTACAGGGACGCAAGTGATTTTCGACCCAGCACATAACTTACAAATCATCGTATTAACCAACAAACAGAATAATGGTCAATTAGAAAGTGGATCTTACCCTAGTACAGGGTCGCTGTCTGCAGATATAGCTACGACAGTTTATGAATCTATGGATGAGTAA
- a CDS encoding PTS fructose transporter subunit IIC gives MTRKKIVAATGCPTGIAHTFMAAEALKKAAEKMDIDIKVETHGQVGIENGLTEKDIRDADGVIIAADKDVNTDRFHGKRLVEVPVARGIRSPEDLINQIVGEVAPIHKVKGNESTSTAASGREESDSAKAGSSKNWVHAIYKNLMNGVSHMLPFVVGGGVLIAISFLFGIHSANPDHDSYNAFAAFLNSIGGLAFSFMVPILAAFIAESIAKRPGMVLGFVGGLLADQGGAGFLGGIIAGFAAGYIIILLQTLLKRLPKSLDGLKSIFLYPVIGILLIGAIMTPLMAPVEALNTGLMDFLSTVQSTNPLILGVIVGAMCGFDMGGPFNKAAYLTGTALLTEGNLYFMAGVSAACIAPPLIIAFATVFFRRNFTKEEQNAGLVNFVLGSTHITEGAIPFAAKNPVVVIPIIMFGSSIAAVLTYTFGVQVPAPHGGFLVLPVVTGAIQWVFSILVGSLIAAVIYGFYRKKVAKNQPVEE, from the coding sequence ATGACTCGTAAAAAAATTGTGGCAGCGACGGGATGTCCAACAGGTATTGCACATACATTCATGGCTGCTGAAGCATTAAAAAAAGCGGCAGAAAAAATGGATATTGATATTAAGGTTGAGACTCATGGTCAGGTTGGTATTGAAAATGGTCTTACAGAAAAGGATATTCGTGATGCTGATGGAGTTATTATTGCTGCAGATAAAGACGTTAATACTGATCGTTTTCATGGTAAGCGTCTTGTTGAAGTGCCTGTAGCCCGTGGCATCCGATCCCCTGAAGATTTAATCAATCAGATTGTAGGTGAAGTAGCGCCAATTCATAAGGTGAAAGGTAATGAATCAACTTCAACAGCTGCTTCTGGAAGAGAAGAGAGTGATTCTGCGAAAGCAGGTAGTAGTAAAAATTGGGTACATGCCATTTATAAAAACTTAATGAACGGTGTTTCCCACATGCTTCCATTTGTTGTTGGAGGTGGAGTTCTCATCGCCATTTCTTTCCTATTCGGAATTCATTCTGCTAATCCAGATCATGACTCATACAATGCTTTCGCTGCATTTCTAAATAGTATAGGTGGACTAGCGTTTAGTTTCATGGTTCCAATCCTTGCCGCTTTCATCGCCGAATCAATAGCTAAACGGCCTGGGATGGTTTTAGGTTTTGTTGGTGGTCTGTTGGCCGACCAAGGTGGCGCAGGTTTCCTTGGTGGAATTATTGCAGGTTTCGCGGCTGGTTATATCATTATTTTACTTCAAACATTATTGAAAAGGTTGCCGAAGTCTCTCGATGGTTTAAAATCAATTTTCTTGTATCCTGTTATCGGAATCTTATTGATTGGTGCAATAATGACACCACTTATGGCTCCTGTAGAAGCATTAAACACTGGCTTGATGGACTTTCTATCTACTGTACAATCAACAAACCCGCTAATTCTAGGTGTTATTGTTGGTGCAATGTGCGGGTTTGATATGGGTGGACCTTTTAACAAGGCCGCTTATCTCACAGGAACTGCACTTCTAACTGAAGGAAATTTATACTTTATGGCTGGAGTTTCAGCAGCGTGTATAGCTCCACCGCTTATCATTGCGTTTGCGACTGTATTTTTCCGCCGTAACTTTACGAAAGAGGAACAGAATGCTGGATTGGTGAACTTTGTACTAGGTTCCACACACATTACGGAAGGTGCAATTCCTTTCGCAGCTAAAAATCCAGTAGTTGTTATTCCGATTATCATGTTTGGTTCTTCCATCGCAGCTGTTTTAACTTATACGTTTGGGGTTCAAGTACCAGCACCCCACGGAGGTTTCTTAGTTCTTCCAGTAGTTACTGGGGCGATACAATGGGTATTTTCAATCCTAGTAGGTTCACTTATTGCAGCAGTAATCTATGGCTTTTATCGTAAAAAAGTTGCAAAAAATCAACCAGTAGAGGAGTAG
- a CDS encoding MurR/RpiR family transcriptional regulator: MDEPLFNIPSATYASLSESERFLLEYIHQNIDDIATMSIVTLSERATVSTATIVRLMKKLGYNGYTSFKYRLKQDKKMVDTDDQLGDIDENIKQVIRKNEEEVLKTIQLQSIGQIEDAVQKIHDADKIYIFARGFSEMIAREMTVKLQVMGKTCESHEDPNIIRIKSSKIEKNELAIFISLSGGTSELVEACQNLSIKQVTTITLTTNVNSNLSKLSDMTFLGYKSDHSLFPEYEVRSRLSLNVIARVLLDAYVIRTSN; encoded by the coding sequence ATGGATGAACCGCTATTTAATATTCCTTCCGCAACATATGCTTCTTTAAGCGAATCGGAACGTTTTTTACTTGAATACATTCATCAGAATATAGATGATATTGCAACCATGTCGATTGTTACATTAAGCGAACGTGCTACAGTATCTACTGCTACAATAGTTCGTCTGATGAAAAAGCTTGGATACAATGGTTATACTTCATTTAAATATCGACTGAAGCAGGATAAAAAAATGGTTGATACGGACGATCAGTTAGGCGATATTGATGAAAATATTAAACAAGTTATTAGGAAAAATGAAGAAGAAGTCCTAAAAACAATTCAGCTGCAGAGTATCGGTCAGATTGAAGATGCAGTGCAGAAAATTCATGATGCCGATAAAATCTACATATTTGCAAGAGGCTTTTCTGAAATGATTGCAAGAGAAATGACTGTCAAACTTCAAGTTATGGGAAAAACCTGCGAGAGTCATGAAGATCCTAATATAATAAGGATTAAGTCTAGCAAAATTGAAAAAAATGAGCTTGCCATTTTTATTTCCTTATCGGGAGGAACTTCGGAACTTGTTGAGGCCTGCCAAAATCTTAGCATTAAGCAAGTTACTACCATTACCTTAACAACAAATGTAAATTCAAACTTAAGCAAGCTTTCAGATATGACATTTTTAGGTTATAAAAGTGATCATTCTCTATTTCCAGAGTATGAGGTTCGCTCAAGACTCTCTCTAAACGTTATTGCTAGAGTCTTACTGGATGCATATGTTATACGGACATCGAATTAA
- a CDS encoding YhfT family protein, whose protein sequence is MELVFVVLIGAVAAVLANLNIAVFNDGLRPIVGEHIEGRLKRRELGLTAFAMSFGLVIGFGIPFTITASIILIHSILLGTDIIGLIAPKNKWGTPVAAVVGGLYGWGLLAGLEGFVALFEKLPVNFLEPMGAVGTPVVVTFMAFPALAVAMQFSVKKGVLTFIVAALVRQLAVFVNESGFISIGGNVISLNQEGMALIAGMIFLFGYAMREKSEDGASVDLASIFSEKVKSIKKNVAFFMVIGALIAGATNLLLMAGDPISLSLLAEGKQTDAGIAAAARAIGFIPLVASTAIATGVYSPVGFTLIFVVGLFSPNVWIAVVVGAIVIFLEVMLLGSIAKFLDKYPGVRNSGENIRSAMTRLIEVALLIGGANASNAIAPGFGFFFIAGFYLLNEIAGRPIVRMAVGPVGAIAVGIIANILVALGIMTIG, encoded by the coding sequence ATGGAGTTAGTATTTGTCGTATTAATAGGGGCAGTAGCCGCAGTGTTAGCTAACTTAAATATTGCGGTGTTTAACGATGGATTACGTCCGATAGTGGGGGAACATATTGAAGGGCGTTTGAAACGTAGGGAGCTCGGGTTAACTGCGTTTGCAATGAGCTTTGGACTAGTTATTGGTTTTGGTATTCCTTTTACGATTACAGCTAGTATTATATTAATTCATAGTATTTTATTAGGTACAGATATTATTGGTTTAATAGCTCCAAAAAATAAATGGGGTACGCCCGTCGCTGCTGTAGTAGGTGGTTTATATGGTTGGGGTTTATTAGCTGGATTAGAAGGCTTCGTGGCGTTATTTGAAAAGTTACCTGTTAACTTTTTAGAACCAATGGGTGCAGTGGGTACACCAGTTGTCGTTACCTTTATGGCCTTCCCTGCATTAGCTGTTGCAATGCAATTCAGTGTTAAAAAAGGTGTTTTAACATTTATCGTAGCAGCCTTGGTTAGACAGTTAGCAGTTTTCGTGAATGAAAGCGGTTTTATTAGTATTGGCGGTAATGTAATTAGTTTAAACCAGGAAGGTATGGCACTAATCGCAGGAATGATCTTCCTTTTTGGCTATGCAATGCGTGAAAAGTCAGAAGATGGCGCCTCTGTTGATTTAGCTTCTATCTTTAGTGAAAAGGTAAAATCTATCAAGAAGAATGTAGCATTCTTTATGGTGATTGGTGCATTAATTGCTGGTGCAACTAATTTATTGCTAATGGCTGGCGACCCAATTTCGCTTAGCTTATTAGCAGAGGGTAAACAAACTGATGCTGGTATTGCTGCAGCTGCTAGAGCAATTGGATTCATTCCTTTAGTAGCGAGTACAGCTATTGCAACGGGTGTATATAGCCCAGTAGGTTTTACATTAATTTTTGTTGTAGGATTGTTTTCACCGAATGTGTGGATTGCAGTTGTTGTTGGTGCAATTGTTATTTTCTTAGAGGTTATGCTGTTAGGTTCAATTGCTAAATTCTTAGATAAATATCCAGGCGTTAGAAATTCTGGAGAAAACATCCGAAGCGCAATGACAAGATTGATTGAGGTTGCTTTGCTAATTGGTGGTGCAAATGCGTCAAACGCGATCGCACCAGGATTCGGCTTCTTCTTTATTGCAGGATTTTATTTATTAAACGAAATAGCAGGGCGCCCGATTGTACGTATGGCAGTAGGACCAGTAGGCGCAATCGCGGTAGGTATTATTGCAAATATTTTGGTAGCTTTAGGAATAATGACAATCGGTTAA
- a CDS encoding DUF2620 domain-containing protein, whose product MKIVIGGQVEKKEMQALIKEIDSSIETVIKSDIDAAMQIKTGKADYYLGACHTGGGGALAMAIALVGMDQCETVSMPGKKPVENKVIEAIKSGKKAFGFTGDHMETAVPMILKALKNNK is encoded by the coding sequence ATGAAAATTGTAATTGGCGGACAAGTAGAAAAAAAGGAAATGCAGGCATTAATTAAAGAAATTGATTCGTCGATTGAAACAGTCATCAAGTCGGATATAGATGCTGCTATGCAGATAAAGACGGGAAAAGCAGATTATTATTTAGGAGCGTGTCACACAGGTGGTGGCGGTGCGCTTGCAATGGCAATTGCTCTTGTTGGAATGGATCAATGTGAAACGGTTTCAATGCCAGGCAAGAAACCAGTGGAAAACAAAGTGATAGAGGCGATTAAAAGTGGAAAAAAAGCATTTGGATTTACAGGAGATCACATGGAAACTGCAGTACCAATGATTCTCAAAGCTTTAAAAAATAATAAGTAA
- a CDS encoding phosphotriesterase family protein — MIQTVTGKIKKEDFGICAAHEHLSIDLSRIKNDPDTILDDEHGMIAELYYFHRAGGRSLIELTNDGMGRDVKRLKRLSEATYVHIVTCTGFYKDPFIPAFAERWGQDQFAAHFIQEITQGIDGTDIFPGVIGEVGTSVDEIKPVENELILGAGKAALETGLPVSTHTSLGTLGSKQVEMLFGLGLLRDQIIIGHQDLNTNKEEVLDVLQSGVYIGFDTIGKNNYRADEDRLSFLIDFIERGFHKQILLSADLTRKSHWRKHGGPGYDLVLNDFIPALKERGVSDEVVTDLLVHNPANAFSIKE; from the coding sequence TTGATACAAACAGTTACGGGTAAAATAAAGAAGGAAGACTTTGGAATATGCGCTGCACATGAGCATTTATCGATTGATTTATCGAGAATAAAAAATGATCCAGATACTATTTTAGATGATGAGCACGGTATGATTGCTGAGCTTTACTATTTTCATCGTGCTGGCGGTCGTTCGTTGATTGAATTAACGAATGATGGGATGGGAAGAGATGTAAAGCGCTTAAAACGATTAAGCGAAGCAACGTATGTTCATATTGTTACGTGTACCGGGTTTTATAAAGATCCCTTCATCCCAGCATTTGCAGAAAGATGGGGTCAAGATCAGTTTGCTGCCCATTTTATTCAGGAAATTACACAGGGTATTGATGGTACGGATATTTTTCCTGGAGTAATTGGTGAAGTTGGAACGAGTGTGGATGAAATAAAGCCGGTTGAAAATGAATTAATTCTAGGTGCTGGCAAAGCAGCATTGGAAACCGGATTGCCTGTTTCAACACATACGTCGCTCGGGACACTAGGAAGCAAACAGGTTGAAATGCTATTTGGACTTGGGTTATTGAGGGATCAGATTATTATCGGTCATCAGGATCTAAATACAAATAAGGAAGAAGTATTAGATGTTCTTCAATCAGGTGTATATATTGGATTTGACACGATTGGGAAAAACAATTACAGAGCTGACGAAGACCGATTATCTTTTTTAATAGATTTTATTGAAAGAGGATTTCATAAACAAATTTTGTTATCGGCCGATTTAACAAGGAAATCACATTGGAGAAAACATGGCGGGCCTGGATATGACTTAGTATTAAATGATTTTATACCAGCCTTGAAAGAGCGTGGGGTTTCTGATGAAGTAGTTACGGACTTATTAGTTCATAATCCAGCAAATGCATTTTCAATAAAGGAGTAA
- a CDS encoding PTS sugar transporter subunit IIA, translating to MEKMIQPEFIQLNATASSQKGVFQTIADIAKATGIATSEDDVVEGLQSREAESTTGFQEGFAIPHTQSEAIVKPAIVIVRTETGIEWESFDGEPAFFFLSLLIPKEEAGTTHLQALSALSRVLMDDEKRQAFLDAKTNEELTKLVDKAITSKEDN from the coding sequence ATGGAAAAAATGATTCAACCCGAATTTATTCAACTAAATGCAACTGCATCATCACAAAAAGGTGTATTTCAAACCATTGCAGATATAGCAAAAGCAACTGGTATTGCCACTTCTGAAGATGACGTGGTAGAAGGATTACAATCGCGTGAGGCAGAAAGTACAACTGGATTCCAAGAAGGTTTTGCAATTCCACATACACAGTCTGAAGCTATAGTAAAGCCCGCAATTGTTATTGTGCGTACAGAAACAGGGATTGAATGGGAGTCATTTGATGGTGAACCTGCTTTCTTCTTTTTATCACTGCTTATCCCAAAAGAGGAAGCGGGAACCACACATCTCCAGGCGTTATCCGCCCTATCACGAGTGTTGATGGATGATGAAAAACGTCAGGCCTTTCTCGATGCTAAAACAAATGAGGAACTTACAAAACTGGTAGATAAAGCAATTACATCTAAGGAGGATAACTAA
- a CDS encoding class II fructose-bisphosphate aldolase: MPLISTTPMLEKARADKHGIVAFNVHSFDSIFWVLEAAAELRSPVIVQTTVGTVKQLGAKNIVQVVTAASEYYDIPTGLHLDHCTDLEVIKEAIHAGYTSVMIDASMHSFEKNVERTKKVIDLAKSLGVNIEAELGKVGGVEDDIVVNEEDAQKAVPIECKQFVDSTGVPTLAPAIGTAHGIYKGKPNIDFNRIAEIAKIVDVPLVLHGGSAVPDEDVRRCVALGMAKVNVSTELKNAYSEAIRNHFATEPESLDPRAYLQKAKDAAKEIAKSKIRMVDSENKVIPSFV, from the coding sequence ATGCCACTTATATCAACAACACCAATGCTTGAAAAAGCGAGAGCAGATAAACATGGGATTGTAGCATTTAATGTCCACTCTTTTGACAGTATCTTCTGGGTGCTTGAAGCTGCTGCAGAGCTGAGATCGCCAGTAATCGTACAAACTACAGTTGGAACGGTTAAACAACTGGGCGCAAAAAATATTGTTCAAGTCGTAACAGCTGCTTCTGAGTATTATGATATACCAACGGGTCTTCATCTTGATCATTGTACAGATTTAGAGGTAATCAAAGAAGCTATCCACGCAGGTTATACATCTGTGATGATTGATGCTTCTATGCATTCTTTTGAAAAGAACGTCGAGCGTACAAAAAAGGTTATTGACCTTGCAAAGTCACTGGGGGTTAACATTGAGGCAGAGCTTGGTAAAGTAGGTGGTGTGGAAGATGATATCGTTGTTAATGAGGAAGATGCACAAAAAGCAGTTCCTATAGAATGTAAACAATTTGTTGATAGCACAGGAGTACCAACACTTGCCCCTGCTATCGGTACAGCTCACGGAATATACAAAGGCAAGCCGAATATTGATTTTAATCGTATTGCGGAAATAGCTAAAATTGTTGATGTACCGCTTGTCCTTCATGGGGGATCTGCTGTGCCGGACGAAGATGTACGCCGCTGTGTTGCTTTGGGTATGGCAAAGGTAAATGTATCAACAGAGCTCAAAAACGCTTATTCAGAAGCGATTCGTAATCATTTTGCGACAGAGCCTGAAAGCCTAGATCCCCGTGCATACCTACAGAAGGCAAAAGACGCAGCCAAAGAAATAGCAAAATCAAAAATCCGTATGGTGGACAGTGAAAATAAAGTAATTCCATCGTTTGTATAA
- a CDS encoding HAD-IIB family hydrolase has product MKLIAIDMDGTLLSTDGSISEGNRDTILEAQRQGNIVSISSGRSLHDAKQILHHAGLECPIITGNGGLSFESDEIIEHHILSAEVLSAMMDLLEKSGLYYEIYTNEGILIRKNGRALLDKEMDAIKDHSSSPELKKATRVIDIQYEQNGLIFVDDYQGIDFTDKGVYKLFVLSFDKEKLEKLRGN; this is encoded by the coding sequence ATGAAATTAATAGCTATTGATATGGATGGGACTCTACTTTCTACAGATGGCTCGATTAGTGAAGGAAATAGAGATACAATCCTTGAGGCACAAAGGCAGGGAAATATCGTTTCTATATCATCAGGGCGTTCCTTGCATGATGCAAAACAAATTTTGCATCATGCGGGTTTAGAATGTCCAATTATAACGGGAAACGGTGGGCTTTCATTCGAATCTGATGAGATTATTGAACATCATATCCTTTCTGCAGAGGTTCTATCAGCAATGATGGATTTGTTAGAAAAAAGTGGATTATATTATGAGATCTATACCAATGAAGGCATTTTAATTAGAAAAAACGGGAGAGCTCTTTTGGATAAAGAAATGGATGCTATAAAGGATCATTCAAGCAGCCCCGAGTTAAAAAAGGCAACGCGTGTCATTGATATTCAATATGAACAGAACGGTTTAATTTTTGTGGATGATTACCAAGGAATAGATTTTACTGATAAAGGCGTTTACAAATTGTTTGTTCTTTCCTTTGATAAAGAAAAACTAGAGAAGCTTCGGGGGAATTAA
- the pfkB gene encoding 1-phosphofructokinase, with product MIYTCTMNPAIDMYVAVNELKPNTVNRTHDEDYQPNGKGVNVSIMLKKLGIDSIALGFIAGFTGEFIQDSLSELGIETDFVSVDGITRVNVFINSTSEYKIVNQGPFIKPIEQETFLEKIKAIPSGSTLIVSGSLPKGVSDSIITDIAKVCEERGIKLVLDTSVGSVIDTLEYKPYLLKPNEEELANLFHKHHSLSEKELIHYGKELLKRGAQHVLVSRGKDGALYFFEENLIKVTAPQGQVVNTACAGDSMLGTFIGKLVQNEPIEDALAYATAIGASTAFSKGLSDLKDITRLVEEVSITQIKEELG from the coding sequence ATGATCTATACTTGCACCATGAATCCTGCTATCGACATGTATGTGGCCGTTAATGAACTAAAACCAAATACGGTGAATCGGACACATGATGAGGATTATCAACCTAATGGAAAAGGTGTTAATGTATCAATCATGCTGAAGAAGCTGGGTATTGATAGCATAGCCTTGGGTTTTATTGCTGGATTCACAGGTGAGTTTATTCAAGATTCATTAAGCGAGTTAGGTATTGAGACGGATTTTGTTTCCGTCGATGGAATTACACGTGTTAACGTTTTTATAAACTCAACCTCTGAATATAAGATCGTTAATCAAGGTCCTTTTATTAAACCAATTGAACAGGAAACCTTTTTAGAAAAAATAAAAGCTATTCCGTCCGGCAGTACACTCATTGTATCTGGTAGTTTACCAAAAGGAGTATCCGACTCAATCATTACCGATATTGCCAAGGTTTGTGAAGAACGCGGTATTAAATTAGTGCTTGATACAAGTGTTGGGTCAGTCATTGATACACTTGAGTATAAACCATATTTACTAAAACCGAATGAAGAAGAGTTAGCTAATCTGTTTCATAAGCATCATTCACTTTCGGAAAAAGAATTAATTCATTATGGGAAAGAGCTTTTAAAGAGAGGAGCGCAACATGTTCTTGTTTCAAGAGGTAAGGATGGCGCTTTATACTTTTTCGAGGAAAATTTAATTAAAGTGACTGCTCCTCAAGGGCAAGTTGTAAATACTGCATGTGCTGGAGATTCGATGCTTGGAACTTTTATCGGAAAACTGGTACAGAACGAACCTATTGAAGATGCCCTTGCCTATGCTACTGCAATTGGGGCTTCAACTGCTTTTTCGAAGGGATTAAGTGATTTAAAAGATATAACAAGGTTAGTAGAAGAAGTATCCATAACACAAATTAAGGAGGAGTTAGGATGA
- a CDS encoding PRD domain-containing protein translates to MNRAELEERLLLLVDQQVITTHASDVTKLAFERLIDSLNVRELEQAEMLFTHLPTALSRIGNGESVEGPAPEIMSEIKTSPHFHLAEKQVIFIEGQWGKELPLEEKEYLYMHYTNVINLTVEGE, encoded by the coding sequence ATGAATAGAGCCGAACTCGAAGAAAGACTTCTATTGTTAGTAGATCAACAGGTTATTACAACGCATGCGAGCGATGTTACGAAACTAGCATTCGAAAGGCTGATAGATAGTCTAAATGTTCGTGAACTAGAGCAAGCAGAAATGCTGTTTACTCATTTGCCAACTGCTTTATCAAGAATAGGAAATGGCGAGTCAGTTGAGGGTCCAGCGCCTGAAATAATGAGTGAAATAAAAACTTCACCGCATTTTCATCTCGCAGAAAAACAAGTTATTTTTATTGAAGGGCAGTGGGGTAAGGAACTACCTCTAGAAGAAAAGGAATATTTATATATGCATTATACGAATGTCATAAATTTAACTGTTGAAGGAGAATGA